In the Loxodonta africana isolate mLoxAfr1 chromosome 1, mLoxAfr1.hap2, whole genome shotgun sequence genome, one interval contains:
- the TREML2 gene encoding trem-like transcript 2 protein isoform X3 has protein sequence MAPTFLLLLLLWLPGGASGPLAENTYTKVQHWEGETLSVQCPYKNRKNHLEGKVWCRVRRKKCEAGFTRVWAQEPHYLLQDDAQAKVVTITMAALRPQDSGRYWCMRNSSRTLYPLMGILLEVFPAPTTERNTPLTHLSNILKGGMVLATGRTPTSGSDAPFNTSMTLFTAGLLTVASILPSTAPGTIGPTPMVGHSFTGTTPTTTGGRTTMGSQTVTESPSSAQTSSVGQVPISTKSVPPSTRLPTTGTCHTRKALLNKLPPIRHQDSDPTVLAVVLALLPVPVLLVIFYGLWKRRHTGSYSLYSGPAGP, from the exons GTCCCCTGGCTGAGAATACATACACCAAAGTGCAGCACTGGGAGGGAGAGACGCTGTCTGTGCAGTGCCCCTACAAGAATCGCAAAAATCACTTGGAGGGCAAGGTTTGGTGCAGGGTCAGGAGGAAGAAGTGTGAGGCGGGGTTCACCCGGGTCTGGGCACAGGAGCCCCACTACCTGCTGCAAGACGATGCCCAGGCCAAAGTGGTCACCATCACCATGGCGGCCCTCAGACCCCAGGACTCCGGCCGATACTGGTGCATGCGGAACAGCTCCCGGACCCTCTACCCCTTGATGGGCATCCTACTAGAAGTGTTTCCAG CTCCCACAACTGAGAGGAACACTCCTCTGACGCATCTGTCCAACATCCTCAAGGGTGGAATGGTTTTGGCAACGGGCCGGACCCCCACCTCTGGCTCTGATGCACCGTTCAACACAAGCATGACCCTGTTCACAGCTGGACTCCTGACCGTGGCCAGCATCTTGCCTTCCACTGCCCCAGGGACCATTGGACCAACCCCCATGGTGGGCCACAGCTTCACTGGAACCACTCCCACCACCACAGGGGGCAGGACGACCATGGGATCCCAGACAGTGACTGAGTCTCCCAGCAGTGCCCAGACTTCCTCTGTAGGCCAAGTGCCCATCTCCACCAAGTCTGTGCCCCCAAGCACCAGATTGCCCACCACGGGAACATGCCACACCAGGAAAGCTCTTCTCAACAAATTACCCCCTATCAG GCACCAGGACTCTGATCCCACCGTGCTTGCAGTGGTGCTGGCCCTCCTCCCCGTGCCTGTGCTGTTGGTCATCTTCTATGGGCTTTGGAAGAGGAGACACACGGGCA GCTACAGCTTGTACAGTGGTCCTGCTGGACCCTAG
- the TREML2 gene encoding trem-like transcript 2 protein isoform X1: protein MVDERPCSTRHVSLGPLAENTYTKVQHWEGETLSVQCPYKNRKNHLEGKVWCRVRRKKCEAGFTRVWAQEPHYLLQDDAQAKVVTITMAALRPQDSGRYWCMRNSSRTLYPLMGILLEVFPAPTTERNTPLTHLSNILKGGMVLATGRTPTSGSDAPFNTSMTLFTAGLLTVASILPSTAPGTIGPTPMVGHSFTGTTPTTTGGRTTMGSQTVTESPSSAQTSSVGQVPISTKSVPPSTRLPTTGTCHTRKALLNKLPPIRHQDSDPTVLAVVLALLPVPVLLVIFYGLWKRRHTGSYSLYSGPAGP, encoded by the exons ATGGTAGATGAACG ACCTTGCTCAACAAGGCATGTCTCCCTAGGTCCCCTGGCTGAGAATACATACACCAAAGTGCAGCACTGGGAGGGAGAGACGCTGTCTGTGCAGTGCCCCTACAAGAATCGCAAAAATCACTTGGAGGGCAAGGTTTGGTGCAGGGTCAGGAGGAAGAAGTGTGAGGCGGGGTTCACCCGGGTCTGGGCACAGGAGCCCCACTACCTGCTGCAAGACGATGCCCAGGCCAAAGTGGTCACCATCACCATGGCGGCCCTCAGACCCCAGGACTCCGGCCGATACTGGTGCATGCGGAACAGCTCCCGGACCCTCTACCCCTTGATGGGCATCCTACTAGAAGTGTTTCCAG CTCCCACAACTGAGAGGAACACTCCTCTGACGCATCTGTCCAACATCCTCAAGGGTGGAATGGTTTTGGCAACGGGCCGGACCCCCACCTCTGGCTCTGATGCACCGTTCAACACAAGCATGACCCTGTTCACAGCTGGACTCCTGACCGTGGCCAGCATCTTGCCTTCCACTGCCCCAGGGACCATTGGACCAACCCCCATGGTGGGCCACAGCTTCACTGGAACCACTCCCACCACCACAGGGGGCAGGACGACCATGGGATCCCAGACAGTGACTGAGTCTCCCAGCAGTGCCCAGACTTCCTCTGTAGGCCAAGTGCCCATCTCCACCAAGTCTGTGCCCCCAAGCACCAGATTGCCCACCACGGGAACATGCCACACCAGGAAAGCTCTTCTCAACAAATTACCCCCTATCAG GCACCAGGACTCTGATCCCACCGTGCTTGCAGTGGTGCTGGCCCTCCTCCCCGTGCCTGTGCTGTTGGTCATCTTCTATGGGCTTTGGAAGAGGAGACACACGGGCA GCTACAGCTTGTACAGTGGTCCTGCTGGACCCTAG
- the TREML2 gene encoding trem-like transcript 2 protein isoform X2, which produces MNGPLAENTYTKVQHWEGETLSVQCPYKNRKNHLEGKVWCRVRRKKCEAGFTRVWAQEPHYLLQDDAQAKVVTITMAALRPQDSGRYWCMRNSSRTLYPLMGILLEVFPAPTTERNTPLTHLSNILKGGMVLATGRTPTSGSDAPFNTSMTLFTAGLLTVASILPSTAPGTIGPTPMVGHSFTGTTPTTTGGRTTMGSQTVTESPSSAQTSSVGQVPISTKSVPPSTRLPTTGTCHTRKALLNKLPPIRHQDSDPTVLAVVLALLPVPVLLVIFYGLWKRRHTGSYSLYSGPAGP; this is translated from the exons ATGAACG GTCCCCTGGCTGAGAATACATACACCAAAGTGCAGCACTGGGAGGGAGAGACGCTGTCTGTGCAGTGCCCCTACAAGAATCGCAAAAATCACTTGGAGGGCAAGGTTTGGTGCAGGGTCAGGAGGAAGAAGTGTGAGGCGGGGTTCACCCGGGTCTGGGCACAGGAGCCCCACTACCTGCTGCAAGACGATGCCCAGGCCAAAGTGGTCACCATCACCATGGCGGCCCTCAGACCCCAGGACTCCGGCCGATACTGGTGCATGCGGAACAGCTCCCGGACCCTCTACCCCTTGATGGGCATCCTACTAGAAGTGTTTCCAG CTCCCACAACTGAGAGGAACACTCCTCTGACGCATCTGTCCAACATCCTCAAGGGTGGAATGGTTTTGGCAACGGGCCGGACCCCCACCTCTGGCTCTGATGCACCGTTCAACACAAGCATGACCCTGTTCACAGCTGGACTCCTGACCGTGGCCAGCATCTTGCCTTCCACTGCCCCAGGGACCATTGGACCAACCCCCATGGTGGGCCACAGCTTCACTGGAACCACTCCCACCACCACAGGGGGCAGGACGACCATGGGATCCCAGACAGTGACTGAGTCTCCCAGCAGTGCCCAGACTTCCTCTGTAGGCCAAGTGCCCATCTCCACCAAGTCTGTGCCCCCAAGCACCAGATTGCCCACCACGGGAACATGCCACACCAGGAAAGCTCTTCTCAACAAATTACCCCCTATCAG GCACCAGGACTCTGATCCCACCGTGCTTGCAGTGGTGCTGGCCCTCCTCCCCGTGCCTGTGCTGTTGGTCATCTTCTATGGGCTTTGGAAGAGGAGACACACGGGCA GCTACAGCTTGTACAGTGGTCCTGCTGGACCCTAG